The Kangiella marina genome window below encodes:
- the tmk gene encoding dTMP kinase, whose translation MSKGRFITVEGTEGVGKSTNMAYVKQWLERKGHEVIHTREPGGTPFAEEIRGLLLSKREERVNEQTELLLMFAARCQHVYNKIIPALDAGTWVLCDRFTDASYAYQGAGRNLGFDKLKQLEEWSLQGFKPDLTLMLDLPIEVGLERARQRGPADRFEEEEIDFFNKVREGYLNIAQAEPDRMKVINAEGSIEDVQQQIEQTLDLFYQQVVSA comes from the coding sequence ATGAGTAAAGGTCGCTTCATTACCGTTGAAGGCACAGAAGGTGTCGGTAAATCTACCAATATGGCTTATGTCAAACAGTGGCTTGAGCGTAAAGGGCATGAGGTGATTCATACGCGCGAACCTGGCGGAACGCCTTTTGCTGAGGAAATTCGCGGGTTGCTACTCAGTAAACGTGAAGAAAGGGTTAACGAGCAGACAGAGCTACTGCTTATGTTTGCCGCTCGGTGCCAACACGTCTACAACAAGATCATTCCTGCGTTAGACGCTGGGACTTGGGTGCTGTGTGATCGCTTCACCGACGCCAGCTACGCTTATCAAGGCGCAGGGCGCAACCTAGGCTTCGATAAATTGAAACAACTCGAAGAGTGGTCGTTGCAGGGCTTTAAGCCTGATTTAACACTGATGTTGGACTTACCGATTGAGGTGGGACTTGAGCGCGCCCGACAGCGAGGTCCAGCCGATCGGTTCGAGGAAGAGGAAATCGACTTCTTCAATAAAGTTAGAGAAGGGTATCTTAACATTGCGCAAGCTGAACCCGACCGAATGAAGGTTATAAATGCAGAGGGCTCGATTGAGGATGTTCAGCAGCAAATTGAGCAAACGTTAGACTTATTTTATCAGCAGGTGGTATCTGCATGA
- the mltG gene encoding endolytic transglycosylase MltG — MKKFFIFVLIVLVAFAGVTAYLWQGFQTFVEKPLGLQQELQVSKGQSAFGLGQKWYDQGRIDNYYYYQILMRLKPELREIKAGNYAVSPDMTAVDVLQRLVAGDVITYQVTLVEGANIYEVLAALANNDDLVQTIDSNQEYSKTWQQLQFTGKDYPEGLFFADTYQFTKGDTDIDILKRANKRLDRVLQEEWQQRAQDLPYEEPYEALIMASIVEKETAVPSERSQISGVFVRRLKRGMLLQTDPTIIYGLLPNFDGNIRRKDIRSPHRWNTYVHKGLPPTPIAIVGRDAIHAAVNPADGDTLYFVAKGDGSHHFSKTLREHNRAVQKYQLNR, encoded by the coding sequence ATGAAAAAATTCTTTATTTTTGTATTGATTGTATTGGTCGCTTTTGCAGGAGTAACAGCGTACCTATGGCAAGGGTTTCAGACCTTCGTCGAGAAACCATTAGGCTTGCAACAAGAGCTCCAGGTGTCGAAAGGTCAAAGCGCCTTTGGTTTAGGGCAGAAATGGTATGACCAAGGTCGGATTGATAATTATTATTACTACCAAATTTTAATGCGCCTCAAGCCTGAACTCAGAGAGATTAAGGCTGGTAATTATGCCGTTAGCCCAGACATGACGGCGGTAGATGTGTTGCAGCGTTTGGTAGCTGGCGATGTCATCACCTATCAAGTGACGTTAGTGGAAGGCGCTAACATCTATGAAGTGTTAGCTGCTTTGGCTAACAATGATGACTTAGTGCAGACGATTGATTCAAACCAAGAATATTCAAAGACGTGGCAACAGCTTCAGTTTACCGGGAAAGATTATCCTGAAGGATTATTCTTTGCTGACACTTATCAGTTTACGAAGGGTGATACGGATATTGATATTCTGAAGCGTGCCAACAAGCGGCTTGACAGAGTTCTTCAGGAAGAGTGGCAGCAGCGCGCTCAAGACCTACCTTATGAAGAGCCGTATGAAGCGTTGATTATGGCTTCAATTGTTGAAAAGGAAACCGCTGTTCCGAGTGAGCGCTCTCAAATTTCAGGGGTTTTTGTGCGCCGTTTAAAGCGCGGTATGTTGCTGCAAACAGATCCCACCATTATTTATGGCTTGTTGCCTAATTTTGATGGCAACATTCGTCGCAAAGATATCAGAAGCCCGCATCGCTGGAACACGTATGTGCATAAAGGTTTACCACCAACACCGATAGCCATCGTTGGGCGTGATGCGATCCATGCGGCTGTTAACCCAGCCGATGGCGATACGCTATATTTTGTGGCTAAAGGCGATGGTAGTCATCACTTTAGTAAAACCCTTCGTGAACACAATCGAGCTGTTCAAAAATACCAATTAAATCGTTAA
- the pabC gene encoding aminodeoxychorismate lyase yields MMVKAVVNGQDALSIDISDRGLLYGDGFFSTLRVREGKVEHWRLHVDRIRFSAAKLGFPEIDVTQIERDIEKLIAVQHEEQGAIRLTVTRGVGNRGYKAPDEPKVTHIVRWSSFPLSLASASKQGVELGLCQTNDSINTAIAGIKHLNRLPQVLAQNEIPENCFDGIMLAGKQIIGGSKTNIYFWLNDAWYTPSVTNAGVNGTVRRWLLSQQEHVKESQFGLEVLQQADYCMVTNALYGMIPVTKILQHRYDVSPDIKGLQEQYHEQAFVK; encoded by the coding sequence ATGATGGTCAAAGCCGTAGTAAATGGACAAGACGCTTTATCGATTGATATTTCTGATCGAGGCTTGCTGTATGGGGATGGCTTTTTTTCCACGCTGAGAGTTAGAGAGGGAAAAGTTGAGCATTGGCGACTGCACGTAGATAGAATCCGTTTCAGCGCAGCCAAGCTCGGGTTTCCTGAGATTGATGTGACTCAAATTGAGCGAGACATCGAGAAATTGATAGCTGTGCAACACGAGGAGCAGGGGGCTATCCGCCTAACCGTGACTCGTGGCGTTGGTAATAGAGGCTACAAAGCGCCTGATGAGCCAAAGGTGACTCACATCGTGAGATGGTCTAGTTTCCCTCTGAGCCTAGCTTCTGCGAGCAAGCAGGGCGTTGAATTGGGGCTTTGTCAGACCAATGACAGTATCAATACTGCAATTGCAGGCATTAAACACCTTAACCGACTTCCACAAGTACTGGCGCAAAACGAAATTCCTGAGAATTGTTTTGATGGTATTATGTTGGCAGGCAAGCAGATCATTGGTGGTAGCAAAACCAACATTTATTTTTGGCTGAATGATGCTTGGTATACACCATCGGTCACTAATGCTGGCGTTAACGGTACGGTTCGACGTTGGTTACTCAGTCAGCAGGAGCATGTCAAAGAGTCTCAGTTTGGGCTGGAAGTGCTACAGCAGGCGGACTACTGTATGGTAACTAACGCACTTTACGGTATGATTCCTGTTACTAAAATTTTGCAACATCGGTATGATGTATCGCCAGATATTAAAGGCTTGCAAGAGCAATATCATGAGCAGGCTTTTGTAAAATAA
- the fabF gene encoding beta-ketoacyl-ACP synthase II yields the protein MSKRRVVVTGLGMLSPLGNTIKDSWEGILAGRSGAGPIEDFDASEFNTQFSCAVKNFDPEPAISKKDARRMDPFIQYGIVAGAQAWEDSGLKVTPENAGRIGACVGAGIGGLETIEKNTLLWDKSGPRKISPFFVPGSIINMISGHLSINYGLKGPNIAIVTACTTGVHTIGHAARMIAYGDADAMLAGGAEKATTPTALGGFSSAKALSTRNDNPHAASRPWDQDRDGFVMGDGAGVMMLEEYEHAKARGAKIYAELTGFGMSADAHHITSPPPGGEGAAAAMVNALNDAQLNTTDIQYINAHGTSTPAGDIAETDAVKSVFGDYAKKVMVSSTKSMTGHLLGAAGAVEAIFSVLALVDQVAPPTVNLDNPGEGCDLDYVPHTAREAELKHVLCNSFGFGGTNGSLLFSKI from the coding sequence TTGAGTAAGCGTAGAGTTGTTGTTACTGGTTTAGGTATGTTAAGCCCGCTGGGTAATACCATTAAAGATTCTTGGGAAGGCATTTTAGCTGGACGCAGCGGCGCAGGCCCGATTGAAGATTTCGATGCCAGTGAGTTCAATACACAGTTTTCATGTGCAGTGAAGAACTTTGATCCTGAGCCTGCCATCTCGAAAAAAGATGCGCGTCGTATGGATCCCTTCATTCAGTACGGTATTGTAGCTGGAGCGCAGGCTTGGGAAGACTCAGGTCTTAAAGTGACTCCTGAGAATGCGGGCCGTATTGGTGCCTGTGTCGGTGCTGGAATCGGTGGCTTAGAGACCATCGAGAAGAATACCTTGCTATGGGATAAGTCGGGGCCTCGCAAAATTTCACCATTCTTTGTACCAGGCTCTATTATCAACATGATTTCAGGTCATTTATCGATTAATTATGGTCTGAAAGGTCCTAATATCGCTATCGTTACAGCTTGTACCACGGGCGTTCATACTATTGGCCACGCGGCGCGTATGATTGCTTACGGTGATGCTGATGCGATGTTAGCGGGTGGCGCTGAAAAAGCGACAACACCAACGGCTTTAGGCGGTTTTAGCTCAGCAAAAGCTCTGTCTACACGTAACGATAACCCGCATGCTGCAAGTCGTCCGTGGGATCAAGACCGTGATGGTTTCGTCATGGGTGACGGTGCTGGCGTCATGATGTTAGAAGAGTATGAGCACGCTAAAGCTCGCGGCGCTAAAATTTACGCTGAGTTGACGGGCTTTGGTATGAGTGCTGATGCGCATCACATTACTTCGCCACCTCCAGGCGGCGAGGGCGCAGCAGCAGCCATGGTGAATGCTTTAAATGATGCGCAGCTGAACACGACTGATATTCAGTATATTAATGCCCATGGTACATCGACACCGGCGGGTGATATTGCTGAAACAGACGCGGTAAAGTCGGTATTTGGTGATTACGCTAAGAAGGTTATGGTTAGCTCGACTAAATCGATGACCGGTCACTTGCTAGGAGCCGCGGGCGCTGTTGAGGCTATTTTCAGTGTGCTCGCACTGGTTGATCAAGTAGCGCCACCAACGGTTAACTTGGACAATCCTGGTGAAGGGTGTGATTTAGACTATGTCCCTCATACTGCGCGCGAGGCCGAGTTGAAGCATGTGCTTTGTAACTCTTTTGGTTTCGGCGGCACTAATGGGTCATTGCTGTTCAGTAAAATCTAA
- the acpP gene encoding acyl carrier protein — translation MSTIEERVKGIVVEQLGVKEDEVTAEASFVDDLGADSLDTVELVMALEEEFDTEIPDEEAEKINTVQAAIDYIKANVDA, via the coding sequence ATGAGTACTATCGAAGAACGTGTAAAAGGTATCGTTGTTGAACAACTAGGTGTTAAAGAAGACGAAGTAACAGCTGAAGCGTCTTTTGTTGATGATCTAGGCGCTGATTCATTGGATACAGTTGAGCTAGTTATGGCTCTTGAAGAAGAGTTCGATACTGAAATCCCAGACGAAGAAGCTGAAAAAATCAACACTGTTCAAGCAGCGATTGATTACATTAAGGCTAATGTTGACGCGTAA
- the fabG gene encoding 3-oxoacyl-ACP reductase FabG produces MSIEGKVALVTGASRGIGQAIAHNLSKSGATVYGTATSESGAEKITENFKAAGLNGTGLCLNVTDVESIKSVLDTIKDEQGSTPDILVNNAGITRDNLLMRMKDDEWDSILETNLSSIFRLSKACLRGMMKAKWGRIITIGSVVGTMGNAGQANYSAAKAGLIGFSKSLAREVGSRGITVNVVAPGFIDTDMTKALNDDQRQAMFDQIPMARLGQPEEIANAVGFLASEQSGYITGETINVNGGMHMI; encoded by the coding sequence ATGAGTATTGAAGGAAAAGTTGCACTAGTCACTGGTGCAAGCCGTGGTATTGGTCAGGCAATCGCGCATAACCTGTCAAAGTCGGGTGCTACCGTATACGGTACAGCGACGTCTGAATCCGGTGCTGAAAAAATTACTGAAAACTTTAAAGCCGCAGGACTAAACGGAACAGGTCTGTGCTTGAACGTGACCGATGTCGAGAGCATTAAGAGCGTGCTGGACACGATTAAAGACGAGCAGGGTAGTACACCTGATATTCTCGTGAATAATGCCGGTATTACGCGTGACAACCTATTGATGCGTATGAAAGATGATGAGTGGGACAGTATTTTAGAGACAAACCTATCATCAATTTTCCGTTTGTCGAAAGCTTGTTTGCGCGGCATGATGAAAGCTAAGTGGGGCAGAATCATTACTATCGGTTCCGTTGTAGGTACGATGGGTAACGCTGGGCAGGCGAATTACTCCGCTGCCAAGGCGGGTTTAATCGGGTTCTCTAAGTCGCTAGCGCGTGAAGTGGGCTCGCGTGGAATTACGGTGAATGTTGTCGCTCCAGGCTTTATCGATACTGATATGACTAAAGCGCTCAATGATGATCAGCGTCAAGCCATGTTCGACCAAATTCCTATGGCTCGTTTAGGTCAGCCAGAAGAAATCGCTAATGCTGTTGGCTTTTTAGCGTCAGAGCAGTCGGGCTACATTACGGGTGAGACGATCAACGTTAATGGTGGGATGCACATGATCTAA
- the fabD gene encoding ACP S-malonyltransferase, whose amino-acid sequence MSKTAFVFPGQGSQTLGMLADVAASSPLIELTFAEASEGLGYNLWDLVQNDEEKLNQTQYTQPALLTASIALWRLWLEKGGEKPAFLAGHSLGEYSALVAAGVLSLKDAVALVQARGEFMQAAVPAGTGKMAAIIGLDDDKVRQACADSANDEVVEAVNYNSPGQVVIAGSAEAVERAMEACKEAGAKRALPLPVSVPSHCALMKPAAEQLAEKLETIHFNNPDIPVINNVDVSAEATADAIKDALIRQLYNPVRWTETVQRLKEEGVESLYECGPGNVLCGLAKRIDRALAGKPLGTLDKFEAALAD is encoded by the coding sequence ATGAGTAAAACAGCATTTGTATTTCCGGGTCAGGGTTCGCAGACATTAGGTATGTTGGCGGATGTGGCCGCTTCAAGCCCTTTAATTGAATTGACATTCGCTGAAGCGAGTGAAGGCTTGGGTTATAACTTGTGGGATCTGGTTCAAAACGATGAAGAGAAGTTGAATCAAACTCAATACACGCAGCCTGCATTATTAACAGCGAGTATCGCTTTGTGGCGTTTATGGCTAGAAAAAGGCGGTGAAAAGCCTGCTTTTCTAGCTGGACATAGTTTGGGTGAATACAGCGCCTTAGTAGCAGCTGGTGTCTTATCATTGAAGGATGCTGTGGCACTGGTTCAAGCGCGTGGCGAGTTTATGCAAGCGGCCGTGCCTGCTGGTACAGGTAAAATGGCGGCTATCATTGGCTTGGATGATGATAAAGTACGTCAAGCTTGTGCTGATAGCGCTAACGATGAAGTGGTTGAGGCGGTAAATTATAACTCGCCAGGCCAAGTCGTTATCGCAGGTAGTGCAGAAGCGGTTGAGCGCGCGATGGAAGCGTGTAAAGAAGCTGGTGCAAAACGTGCGTTACCACTGCCAGTAAGTGTTCCGTCACACTGTGCTTTGATGAAGCCTGCTGCTGAACAGCTCGCAGAAAAATTAGAAACAATACACTTTAATAATCCTGACATACCCGTGATTAACAATGTAGATGTTTCCGCTGAGGCTACAGCAGATGCCATAAAAGACGCTTTGATTCGCCAACTGTATAACCCTGTTCGTTGGACAGAAACGGTTCAGCGTTTAAAAGAAGAGGGTGTCGAATCGCTTTATGAGTGTGGGCCTGGCAATGTTTTATGTGGTTTGGCTAAGCGTATTGATCGTGCTTTAGCGGGTAAACCACTAGGTACACTGGACAAATTTGAAGCTGCATTAGCAGACTAA
- a CDS encoding beta-ketoacyl-ACP synthase III, giving the protein MKHSRILGMGSYLPEKVLTNADLEKIVETSDQWITERTGIKTRHIAADDQSASHLGVEAAKKAIADAGIDAKDIDMIVVGTATPDKMFPSSACYIGHELGIGGVPAFDITTACPGFVYGLSIADQFIKTGHRKNVLVVGTEVLSRLVNWEDRTTCVIFGDGAGAAVVTASEEPGILSTHIHADGGYGDLLYCNNGLRDQLGDFPEPQIVMRGNEVFKVAVKTLSSIVDETLEANNMTKDDIDWLIPHQANIRIIQATAKKLGAGMDKVVVTVDKHGNTSSASIPLAMCEAIDDGRIKRGDICLLESFGGGFTWGSALIKY; this is encoded by the coding sequence GTGAAACATTCTCGAATTTTAGGCATGGGAAGTTATTTACCAGAGAAGGTGCTAACTAACGCCGATCTGGAGAAAATTGTAGAGACTTCAGATCAGTGGATTACTGAGCGTACTGGTATCAAAACTCGTCACATCGCTGCCGACGACCAATCAGCATCACATTTAGGCGTTGAAGCGGCTAAGAAAGCTATTGCGGACGCCGGTATTGATGCAAAAGATATTGATATGATTGTGGTCGGTACAGCAACTCCAGACAAAATGTTCCCTAGCTCAGCCTGCTACATTGGGCATGAGCTGGGCATCGGTGGCGTTCCAGCGTTCGATATTACAACAGCATGCCCGGGCTTTGTATATGGCTTAAGTATTGCTGATCAGTTTATTAAAACTGGCCATCGCAAGAACGTATTAGTGGTTGGTACGGAAGTGCTTTCTCGTTTAGTGAACTGGGAAGACAGAACAACGTGTGTGATTTTTGGTGATGGTGCTGGTGCTGCCGTAGTGACTGCGAGCGAAGAACCGGGAATTTTATCTACCCATATTCATGCTGATGGTGGTTACGGTGATTTATTGTACTGTAACAATGGTTTGCGCGATCAACTTGGGGATTTCCCTGAGCCACAAATCGTCATGCGCGGCAACGAGGTCTTTAAAGTTGCAGTAAAAACACTGAGCAGCATCGTTGATGAAACCCTTGAAGCGAATAACATGACTAAAGACGATATCGACTGGTTAATCCCTCATCAGGCCAATATCCGCATTATTCAAGCAACGGCGAAAAAGCTAGGCGCAGGAATGGATAAAGTGGTAGTCACCGTTGATAAGCATGGCAACACATCAAGCGCATCTATTCCGCTGGCAATGTGCGAAGCGATTGATGATGGTCGTATTAAGCGTGGTGATATTTGCTTGCTTGAAAGCTTCGGCGGCGGATTTACTTGGGGCTCGGCCTTAATTAAATATTAA
- the plsX gene encoding phosphate acyltransferase PlsX has product MTKTLAIDCMGGDYGPSVIIPAAISALQQHSDLQIYLVGPQQELNSHLKTHPKFDSRLHIQDASEVIGMSEKPSAALRRKPDSSMRKSLELVRDGEADACVSSGNTGALMALATVLLGTLPGIERPAITAELPNRKGSVTNMLDLGANIDASAEQLTSYAVMGHVLSERADGIDNPRVALLNIGEEAIKGRDSIKLAGEMLSNQSAMNYVGYIEANEIFDGDVDVVVCDGFTGNNVLKACEGITRFLYDQLRTEFTRSWWSKAVSALVWPLLKSFQRRINPDQYNGASLLGLREIVIKSHGSADSKATLFAINKAITEIERQVPQAIQDTVAQLLLNTDNEE; this is encoded by the coding sequence GTGACAAAAACACTAGCGATTGATTGCATGGGGGGCGATTACGGCCCCTCTGTTATTATTCCGGCAGCAATTTCAGCGCTGCAGCAACACTCTGATCTTCAAATATACCTTGTTGGTCCTCAGCAAGAGCTAAACAGTCACTTAAAAACACACCCAAAATTCGATTCGCGCCTACATATTCAAGATGCGTCAGAAGTTATTGGTATGTCAGAGAAGCCTTCAGCGGCACTTCGACGTAAGCCAGACTCGTCCATGCGTAAAAGCCTTGAGTTAGTTCGTGATGGAGAAGCCGATGCTTGCGTGAGCTCCGGTAATACTGGTGCTTTAATGGCTTTGGCAACGGTTTTACTCGGTACTTTGCCGGGTATTGAGCGTCCTGCGATTACGGCTGAGCTACCCAATAGAAAAGGCTCGGTAACCAATATGCTGGATCTCGGGGCAAATATCGACGCCAGTGCTGAGCAGTTAACCAGTTATGCCGTTATGGGGCACGTTCTCAGTGAGCGCGCTGATGGCATTGATAACCCTCGTGTAGCTTTGCTGAATATTGGCGAAGAAGCCATTAAAGGACGCGACAGCATTAAGTTGGCTGGAGAAATGCTGTCTAATCAATCAGCGATGAATTATGTTGGTTACATTGAAGCGAACGAAATATTTGATGGTGATGTTGATGTTGTGGTGTGCGATGGTTTTACCGGCAATAATGTGCTTAAAGCCTGCGAAGGGATTACACGCTTCCTGTATGATCAACTGAGAACTGAGTTTACACGCAGCTGGTGGAGCAAGGCGGTATCTGCTCTAGTTTGGCCGTTGTTAAAAAGTTTTCAGCGACGCATCAACCCCGACCAGTATAACGGCGCGAGTCTGTTAGGATTACGCGAAATCGTTATTAAGAGTCACGGTTCTGCAGATAGTAAAGCGACTTTGTTCGCAATTAATAAAGCCATCACAGAAATTGAAAGACAAGTACCGCAAGCTATTCAAGATACGGTTGCTCAGTTACTATTAAATACTGATAATGAAGAGTAA
- the rpmF gene encoding 50S ribosomal protein L32 has protein sequence MAVQKNRKTRSTRGMRRSHDSLTAPTLSVENETGEVHRRHHVTKDGFYKGRKVV, from the coding sequence ATGGCTGTACAAAAGAATCGCAAAACTCGCTCTACGCGTGGTATGCGTCGCTCGCACGACTCTTTGACTGCACCTACGTTGTCAGTAGAGAACGAAACAGGTGAAGTTCATCGTCGTCACCACGTGACTAAAGATGGTTTCTACAAAGGTCGCAAAGTAGTTTAA
- a CDS encoding YceD family protein, which yields MSSRRLPASVDPYKFADQEKEINATLDLEYLDRFRQELASDKGEIVCSIKGDRVEDTRITLLELSLKGEVELICQGCLEPFPYQVDHQVIIYPVYSEERMEHVPDDGDPVLVDDDGLHLKTVVEDELILSLPPVALFGECEDMDAYESGELPEESIEKAKKDNPFNALKDLKFD from the coding sequence ATGTCAAGTCGCAGGTTACCGGCGTCTGTTGATCCCTACAAGTTTGCGGATCAAGAGAAAGAAATAAACGCCACACTCGATCTGGAATACTTAGACCGGTTTCGTCAGGAGCTAGCCTCCGATAAAGGCGAGATTGTTTGTAGTATTAAAGGGGATAGAGTAGAAGATACTCGCATCACTTTACTTGAGCTGAGCCTCAAGGGTGAAGTCGAATTGATATGCCAAGGCTGTTTAGAGCCTTTTCCGTATCAAGTTGATCACCAGGTGATTATTTATCCCGTTTACTCGGAAGAGCGGATGGAGCACGTGCCTGATGACGGCGACCCAGTTTTAGTCGATGACGACGGTTTGCATTTAAAAACAGTCGTAGAAGATGAATTGATTTTGTCTTTGCCTCCTGTAGCGTTATTTGGTGAGTGCGAAGACATGGACGCTTACGAAAGTGGTGAGCTTCCAGAAGAAAGTATTGAAAAAGCGAAGAAAGACAATCCTTTCAACGCATTGAAAGATTTAAAGTTTGATTAA
- a CDS encoding Maf family protein encodes MTTRKNIVLASSSPYRKELLSRILDDFICQSPDIDETPFPDEEPIEHVARLAEQKAMAVSLNHPESIIIGSDQICVLEGQILGKPHTEDKAIEQLQACSGKTVNFYTSLCVLESGQEANSIDVVVTEVSFRELQKDEIERYIQREQPLDCAGSFKCEGLGIALFESLSSKDPTALIGLPLITLAESLRKLGVEVI; translated from the coding sequence ATGACAACTCGCAAAAATATCGTCCTCGCCTCTTCTTCTCCTTACCGAAAGGAGCTTCTCAGTCGTATCCTTGATGACTTCATCTGTCAGTCGCCCGATATCGACGAAACGCCCTTCCCCGATGAAGAGCCGATCGAGCATGTAGCGCGCTTAGCCGAACAAAAAGCCATGGCTGTAAGCTTGAACCACCCTGAGAGCATTATCATTGGTTCCGACCAGATCTGTGTCTTAGAAGGGCAAATCCTCGGCAAGCCCCACACAGAAGATAAAGCCATCGAACAGCTTCAGGCCTGTAGCGGCAAAACCGTTAACTTTTATACCTCCCTGTGTGTTCTAGAGAGTGGACAAGAAGCCAATAGTATTGATGTGGTGGTTACAGAAGTGTCATTTAGGGAACTTCAAAAAGACGAAATTGAACGCTATATCCAACGAGAACAACCACTCGACTGCGCAGGTTCCTTTAAGTGCGAAGGACTCGGTATTGCCCTATTTGAATCTTTATCCTCAAAAGATCCTACAGCCTTGATTGGATTACCGCTAATTACCTTGGCGGAAAGTCTAAGAAAGTTAGGAGTTGAAGTTATATAA
- a CDS encoding GIY-YIG nuclease family protein translates to MQNTLYIAEPLFSEKLQTFDSEVAFPPIKKIGITTDLTDRREKELLGTKSPVKISIVKAWTSIDARKVESMLHTVLDNSRLDGEYFWDGNETLVDAVSDFIETYHPEAKPIGVSDEADVVAAAEAVQKKNSQRLYTEVIPKLDELSVEYNVSKSGKYISFKLGHYKLRLSGRTAGRYTLTIWSKIKSTEEALSDFEYSQELSANGVDDSSRRARIPMSNLSSIIGSIRQYVQKYGA, encoded by the coding sequence ATGCAAAATACTCTTTATATTGCTGAGCCATTATTTTCGGAGAAACTTCAAACATTTGACAGTGAGGTCGCTTTTCCACCAATAAAGAAAATAGGAATTACTACTGATCTTACCGATCGGAGAGAAAAAGAACTCCTTGGTACAAAAAGTCCTGTGAAAATATCGATTGTTAAAGCATGGACAAGCATAGATGCTCGTAAAGTTGAGTCAATGCTTCACACCGTCCTTGATAATTCACGCCTTGATGGTGAGTACTTTTGGGATGGCAATGAGACATTAGTTGATGCGGTATCTGATTTTATTGAGACATATCACCCGGAAGCAAAACCAATAGGAGTTTCAGATGAAGCTGATGTTGTAGCTGCTGCAGAAGCTGTACAGAAGAAAAATTCACAGAGGCTATATACAGAGGTTATCCCAAAGCTTGATGAGTTATCTGTGGAGTATAATGTTTCTAAAAGTGGAAAATATATTAGCTTTAAGCTAGGACATTACAAGCTCAGACTTAGTGGAAGAACGGCAGGTAGATACACTCTTACTATTTGGTCTAAAATTAAAAGTACAGAAGAGGCTTTGTCTGATTTTGAATACTCACAAGAGCTTTCTGCAAATGGAGTTGATGATAGTAGTCGAAGAGCAAGAATTCCAATGAGCAATCTTTCGTCTATTATTGGGTCAATTAGACAGTACGTTCAGAAGTACGGTGCTTAG